A genomic segment from Dermacentor silvarum isolate Dsil-2018 chromosome 11, BIME_Dsil_1.4, whole genome shotgun sequence encodes:
- the LOC125941502 gene encoding uncharacterized protein LOC125941502 yields the protein MDHSVRNFNISGVKRCCSGSQCHSEACVADVKQLYFLHRLPCSCLLPCYEAVYKKTLTHRAWPPARRKYPNRTLAKLIIYLDGEKIEKRQRYAQFPLSSLVTTIGGTMGIYLGLSFVTLFSVVDTVATALAGTVASLKAMKAAASGREC from the exons ATGGACCACAGCGTGCGAAACTTCAACATTTCCGGAGTGAAGCGGTGCTGCAGCGGCAGCC AATGCCATTCGGAAGCATGTGTGGCTGATGTGAAGCAATTGTACTTCCTGCATCGGCTGCCGTGTTCCTGTCTTCTACCGTGTTA cgaagctgtctacAAGAAAACACTGACTCATCGAGCATGGCCCCCT GCTAGGCGAAAGTACCCAAACAG GACGCTGGCAAAGCTGATCATCTACCTAGACGGCGAGAAAATCGAGAAACGCCAGCGCTATGCCCAGTTTCCC CTATCCAGTCTGGTAACCACCATCGGTGGCACAATGGGCATCTACTTGGGCCTTTCGTTCGTGACGCTGTTCAGCGTGGTCGACACTGTGGCTACAGCGCTGGCAGGGACAGTCGCCTCGCTCAAAGCCATGAAAGCGGCGGCCTCCGGACGCGAGTGCTAA
- the LOC119432721 gene encoding acid-sensing ion channel 1 translates to MNLIRRFEASPKASNVTPPMKTGARPGATPQANPGHEAGGKGLVSTTMRAHFKELLYRSHIPGMKVVLGHQVPAGRRACWVLVLAVFTALTGWDIVRTVTEFLERRVAIDIELSEIEDGQLPLPAITVCNMNQMRRSVLCGNDTDLEAQEGTAYWKERLCNGRPIENVWASISSKRSPLLLDSSLMSEEVLKEADNFTEWVMRIQRGNIRLGMRMGHQRESLFLECTFGSLNCRKESLLYAVPFGRYGTCYCFNFKNGFTFAPEHGNDILNGLRMVLDTEIEEYLPLSAEVGFKVMIHEPGVESDYNRNGVHIPPEFASYLRLAKMTIQRLEPPYPEPCRHDWPPGYKDILFTQTSYTREVIPG, encoded by the exons ATGAATCTTATCCGCAGGTTCGAAGCATCCCCCAAGGCCTCCAACGTGACACCGCCGATGAAGACAGGTGCGCGACCCGGTGCGACGCCTCAAGCAAACCCGGGACACGAAGCTGGTGGCAAAGGTCTCGTGAGCACGACCATGCGCGCACATTTCAAGGAGCTTCTGTACAGGTCCCATATTCCGGGCATGAAGGTGGTCTTGGGTCACCAAGTACCGGCAGGTCGACGCGCATGTTGGGTACTGGTGCTTGCCGTcttcacggcgcttacgggctgGGACATCGTCAG GACCGTGACCGAGTTCCTGGAGCGACGCGTTGCAATAGACATCGAGTTGTCCGAGATAGAGGACGGCCAACTGCCACTGCCGGCCATTACTGTCTGCAACATGAACCAGATGCGCAGGTCTGTGCTCTGCGGCAACGACACGGACCTGGAGGCTCAGGAGGGCACTGCATACTGGAAGGAACGGCTGTGCAACGGAAGACCGATAGAAAACGTCTGGGCAAGCATTTCGTCGAAGCGCT CACCCTTGTTGCTCGATAGCTCACTG ATGAGCGAAGAGGTGCTGAAGGAAGCGGATAACTTCACGGAATGGGTGATGCGAATACAGCGGGGGAACATTCGGCTGGGAATGCGGATGGGACACCAACGCGAAAGCTTGTTCCTCGAGTGCACGTTCGGGTCGCTCAACTGCCGGAAAGAAAG TCTCCTCTACGCAGTTCCGTTTGGCCGTTACGGTACCTGCTACTGTTTCAACTTCAAGAACGGATTTACATTCGCCCCGGAACACGGAAACGACATTTTAAACG GCCTCCGAATGGTGCTGGACACTGAGATTGAGGAATACCTGCCACTGTCGGCAGAAGTCGGCTTCAAGGTCATGATCCACGAGCCGGGAGTGGAGTCGGACTACAATCGCAACGGAGTACACATCCCACCGGAATTCGCCTCATACTTACGACTTGCCAAG ATGACGATACAAAGACTGGAGCCTCCGTACCCGGAGCCGTGCCGTCATGACTGGCCACCGGGATACAAGGACATACTCTTCACCCAGACCAGCTACACGCGGGAGGTGATACCCGGCTAA